GATCGCCGTCGTCACCGGGCCGAACATGGCCGGCAAGTCGACCTATCTGCGCCAGAACGCGCTGATCGCGGTGTTGGCCCAAGCCGGCTCCTTCGTGCCGGCTACGAGCGCGCGGATCGGCGTCGTCGACCGGCTCTTCTCGCGCGTCGGCGCGGCCGACGATCTTGCGCGCGGCCGCTCGACCTTCATGGTCGAGATGGTCGAGACGGCGGCGATCCTCAACCGCGCGACGCCGGCGTCGCTTGTGATCCTCGACGAGATCGGCCGCGGCACGGCGACCTTCGACGGGCTGTCGATCGCCTGGGCCGTGATGGAGCACCTGCACGAGAAGAACCGCGCACGCGCAATCTTCGCCACGCACTTCCACGAGCTGACGCAGCTCTCGCGCAAGCTCGATCGGCTGGTGAACCTCACCACACGCGTCGCCGACTGGCACGGCGACGTGGTCTTCCTGCACGAGGTCGTCCCCGGCGCGGCGGATCGCTCCTACGGCATCCAGGTCGCCAAGCTCGCCGGCCTGCCGGCCGCCGTCGTGCGCCGCGCCAGGACGCTGCTCGCCGAGCTGGAGGCGGCCGACCGCGGCCTGCCCGGCGGGCGGCTGCTGGCGGAACTGCCGCTGTTCGCCGTTGCACCCCGCGAGGCGATCGCGTCGGAGCCCGAAGCGAAGGACGAGCTGCGCGAAGCGCTCGCCGCGATCGACGTCGACGCGCTGTCGCCGCGCGAGGCGCTCGAGGCGCTCTACAGGCTCAAGAGCTTGGGAGAGGCGTAGCCGGCGACAGCCGCGCGTCTCAGGCGGCTCGATCTCCCACATGCGCCGCGACGGCGCCCGGCGTGGTCCACCAGACGCCCGGCCTCTCGCGGATCTGTGTCAGCGCCTCGCGCAGCGCGCGCAGGCGAAAGGGCTGCCCGACGATGTAGGGGTGCAGCGCGATCCCCATGACCAGCGGCTGGTGTGCGGATTGCGCGAGCATTTCCTCGAACTGGTCGATGATCATCGTCGCGAACTCGCGCGCACCTGTCTTCCGCGAAACGATGGCCGGGATATCGTTCAGCTCCTGCGGGTAGGGGACCGACAGGATCGAGCCGCCGCCGCGCGTCGCCATGCGCACCGGCTGATCGTCCATCGCCCAGTCGAGCAGGTAGGCGTATCCTGCTTCCGCGAGCAGGTCGGGCGTCGAACGGCTCTGCGCGATCCAGGGGCCTAGCCAGCCGCGTGGCGGCACGCCTTCCTCGCGGGCGATGCGCGCGGTGGCTTCCGCGATCATCGCGCGCTCGGCCGCCTCGTCCATCTCGTTCTGGCGCTCCGCATTGGTGATGCCGTGCGCGACGATCTCGTCGCCGCGCGCGCGGAAGGCGCCGACGACCTCGGGGCAGTGGTCGTAGATCGCCGTGTTGACGAGCGCCGCCACGGGAAGGGCGAGCTCGTCGAGCATCTCGAGGAGGCGCCAGACGCCGACGCGATTGCCGTATTCGCGCCAGGTGTAGTTCAGCACGTCCGGCTCGCCATGCTTCGGCACCAGGGCGGCGCCGAGACCTTCGCCGAAGGCGAAATGCTCGAGGTTGATCGCGACGTAGCAGGCGAGGCGCGCGCCGACGGGCCAATCATAGTCCGGTCGCGCGGTGATGGCCGAGTAGGCGAAGCGCCCGTGGGTCGGCAACCCCGTCACGCCGCCTCGTCGCCGCGCGTCGGGAGCATGCGCTGCAGCTCGGGCTCGCGATCTATGAAGTGGTGCTTGGCGACCGCGATGATGTGCAGGGCGAGCAGCACGTAGAGCGCGTAGCCGAGCCAGACATGCGATGCGAAGAAGATCGAGTGCACCTGCTCCTTCGTCGCCGGGTCGAGGTGCTCGATGAAGCCGATGCGCGGGAAGGGGACGAGCCAGTACAGCTTGATCGGGTGCTGCGCCGCGAGCTTGAACGCCGAGTCGTGGATATAGCCGGTCACCGGCAGCAGCAGGATCAGCGCGTAGAGCAGCCCGTGCGCGACATGGGCGAGCCGTTGCTCGGCGGGCGAATAGGTCGCCGGGAGCGGCGGCGGCTTGTTCGCCATCCGCCAGAGGATGCGCAGCGCGACGAGGCCGAGCAGGGTCAGGCCGATCGACTTGTGGAAGTCGATGATCCTCCGGACGTTGGGGTTGTTGTCGTCCATGCCGAGAAGGCCGGCGACGATGCCGATGATGATCAGCGCCGCGACGATCCAATGCAGCACGATCGCGGTCGTGTTGTAGCGCTGGACAGGGCGAGCCGAAGCGGCGGTGGTCATGGCGTCTCCCGGCGCGGATGCCGGCCCTTATAGCGGGGCCGGTGCCGGCGTCGGAAGAGCGCATTCGGTCGCGTGGGCCTCACCTCGTCGTGAAGCTCCGGCGGACGGTCAGTCCGCGCCGCCCTGCTGCTGCATGCTCGAGTTGAGCTTGTCGAAGTTCTTGGTGACGAGGTCGATGTTGTTCTGGCTCGGCTTGGGCGCGTTGCCGGGCTGCAGCGCGGCGGACAGCTCGTCGAGCGCTTCCTTCTTCTCCTTCGGCGGCATCGACGTGTCGGCCTTCACCTGCGCCATCTGCTTCTTAATGACGGCCTGCGGGCCGACGTAGCTCTTCGTCTCCGGATCGATCCCGGCCATCACCACGCCGATGCTCGAGGAGACGTCGGAGTACTCGCCGAGGCCCGAGAAGCCGTTCTTCTTGGCGACACCCTCGAGCTTGGCCTCGATCTTCGGGTCGGGCTTGTCCTCGGCACCCTGCGGCAGCTTGCTCTCGATCGCCTGCATCTGCGGCTGCGCGGCGATGACGCCGTCGATCTGCTTCTGGGTCAGCGCCACTTCCTTGGCCTGCGGCACCGGGTCAGTCTGCGCGACCTGATTCGGCGCGGCGAAAGCGGGTAGGGGAAGCGCCAGCCCGAGGGCGGTGGCCGCGACGGCGAGGCGAATTGTGGCACGCGTCATGTTGGTCTCCGGTTGGTCGCTGCCCCGGGAGGGCCGCGGTGGGTCAACGGCTCTGGTGCCCCAAACCTTTCGCCGGGGCGAGGCTTCGGAGCGCGGAATAGGACGCCCTCGTGGCGCGGGCGTGACGCAAGGCTCAGGCGGCGCGCGCCGCAACCACGTCGATGAGGTCGCCGAGGTTGCGGAAGGAATCGACCTCGCTCGAGGTGAAGCGCATCTTGAAGCGCGCCTCCGTCTCGATGATCAGCTCGACCTGCTTGAAAGAGTCCCAGCCGGCCACGTCCTTGGCGGTGAGATCGCGCCGCAGCTCGATGTCGTCGCGATCGAAGACCTCGGCGAAGATCGCCTGCAGTCCCTTGATGACCTCGTCCTCGCTCTTCATCGCGTCGACCCGCTCTCGAACATCGCCCTCACCTTTGCGCCATCGATCTTGTCGTTCTGGTTCTTCGGCATCGCGTCGAAGCAGCGGATCTCGCTCGGCACCGAATAGCTCTCGAGGAGCCCCGAGAGCTCGGCGATGACCTCCGCCTGATCGAAGGTGCGACCCTGAACGCGCTCCACGGCGGCGAACAGCTGGCCGCCCTTCTCGAAGGCCACGGCGGTCGGCCAGCCGATCTTCTCGAGCGCCTGGCTCACCGCACCGACGTGCATGCGGTGGCCGCGCACCTTCACCATGTCGTCGCGCCGGCCGAGAAAATAGGTGTCGCCCTCGCTGCGCCTGGCATAGTCGCCCGTGAAGAAGGCCTTCACCACCCGGCCGTCGGGGAGGGTGTGATCGCGGAACTTCTCCGCCGTCAGGGCAGGGTCGTTCCAGTAGAAGCGGGCGAGCTGCGGGCCGGAGATCACGATCTCGCCCTCGTCCCCGTCGTCGCCGCCGACGAGATCGAGCCGCATGTCGCCGATCGCTTCGCCGAACGGCGCGGAGGTCGAGCAGGCGCGATCCCAGTCGTCGACGGTGAAGCGGCGGCAGGTCATCGCGACCGTCGCCTCGGTCGGCCCGTAGGTGTTGAGCACGATGGCGTCCGGCCGCGCCGCGAAGAGCTTGGCGACATGATCGCGACGCAGCACCTCGCCGCAGAAGGTGAACAGGCGCACGCTTTCGAGATGCGCGGCGTCGAGCTCGCGCGCCGTCTCCATGATCGAGAGCACCGACGGCACGCTGTTCCAGACGGTGATCCGATCGTTCTGGACCTTGCGCGCCGGCAGCAGGCGGGATCCCCGATCGATGAACGGGTGCAAGGCGGCGCCGTGGCAGAGCGCGCCGTAGATGTCGAGCACCGACAGGTCGAAGCCGATGTTCGGGTGCTGGGACATGCGATCGCCGGGCGCTAGCCCCATCGCCGGGCCGATCCAGTCGACGTAATGGTCGAGGCCCGTGCGTGGCACGGCCACGCCCTTGGGCGCGCCGGTCGAGCCCGACGTGAAGATGACGTAGGCGATGTCGTCTGGGCTGCGGCTGTCCGGCGCCTGCGAGACAAGCTTCTCGTCGGGGGCAATGATCCGAGCGTCGATGGGGGGCGTCAGCGACGCGGCGAGCGCCGGGTGCGCGACGATCGTGTCCGGCTCGAAGGATGCGCTGATGGTCTGAAGGCGCAGCTGCGTCGCGTCGACGGCAACAGGGGCGTAGGTGGCGCCGGCCATGAGGCTGCCGAACATCGCCGCGTAGGCCTGGAAGCCCTTTTCGGCAACGATCAGGACGCGGCGGCGGGGCCCTTGCGCGAAGATGCCGGCAAAGGCTGCCGCCCGTTCGGCCAGCTCCGCGTAGCTGAAGACCCGTAGGTCTTCAACAACGGCGGGGGCGTCCGGTACATTCGCGGCTACGTTCAACAATCTGTCGACGACACTCGGCAACCGGCTCTCCGCAGCAATGGCCGCGGCTGTGTAGCCCAGGATGGACCGGTGACGCTACAGGCGTCCGGTGAGCAGCATGATGATCAGGATCAGGAGGATCAGCCCGGTGATGCCCGACGGGAAATAGCCGAGGTGCAGGAGGCCGAGGCTCGGCAGCCCGCCGATGGCAACGATGACAAGGATGATGACGAGGATGAGAACAATGGGGTTCATGGAAGCGTCCGAAGTTTCGAGACCCGGGCAAGTCCCGTGATCCCGCTTCGTTCCAGCTAAATCAGGGGCGTACGACCTTAAGCTGCGCTTTTCAGCACGGCGATCTCGTGCCGCAGCTTCGGAAGGGCGTGGACAGCGATGGCGCGCAACGTTTCGTCGTCGCCGTTGAGCACGAAATCCTTGCAGGCGTTCTCGAGCCGGAGGAGCGCGGCAAGGTCGGTCTCGACGTAGAGCGCGTCGAACGGTGCCCCCGCGAGCGTCGAGAGCCGCGCGTAGTCCGCATGGCCGGCGTCCTCGAGGCGCCCCGCCGACGGCAGGCAGGTGAAGAAGTAGCCGGGCGATGACGCGGTACGCGCGACCGCCTCAAGCGGGACCGACAGCGCGGCAAAGGCGGGGCCGAGCCCGTCGATGGCCGGGGCGTGCGCGGCGGCGTCGTCGGCGTGCGCCAGGGCGACATGCCAGGCCGCGAGGTCCGCAAGCAGCGCACGCGCGGCCGAAGCCTGCGTCTTCGCGGCGGCACGCAGGGTGCGGCTGCCGCCGGCCGAGGCGGCGAGGTCGCTCGAGGCCGCGATGTAATCGGCGGAGGGGCCGAGGATTGCGACGAAGTCGTCGGTCGTCACCGACGCGGCCCGCGACGGTGCCGCGCCGAGGAGGAGGGCGAGCACGGCGCTCGCGGCAGCGGTCATGGGCCTCATGCGTCTCTCCTCACCGTCGCGGAGTAGGCCGGAAGAGCGGCGCGGGATCAAGCTTGGAGCTTTCACTCTGCCGAGTGCCGGGCCTTGCCGCCCCTCGCTTATGCCGTTAGGGGTCGCCCGCCTTTTTCCCATAAGAGGGTTACGTGGACTTCGACCGACGCACGATCGTTCAAGGCGCGCTTGCCACCGGGGCCAGCGCCCTCGCGGCCGCCGCAGAGGCTCAAACAGCGCACCCCCCGCGCGACGCCAAGTTCAGCTACGACGAGGTCGTCAAGCGCGCGACCCAGCTGGCCGCAGCGCCCTACCAGGCGCAGCTGCCGCCGATCCCCGACGAGCTCAACAAGCTCGATTGGGACGCCTGGTCGCAGATCTCGTTCAAGGATTCCAAGGCGCTGCTCAGCGGAAACGGCAGCCAGTTCCGCCTCGAGCTGTACCACCTCGGCTATCTGTTCAAGCGGCCGATCGTCATCAACACGCTGCGCGACGGCATCCCGACGCCGATCCCCTATCAGGCCGGCGAGTTCAACTTCGGGTCCACCAAGTTCAACAAGCCGCTGCCGGTCAACCTCGGCTTCGCCGGCTTCAAGATCTGGACGCCGCTGAACGATCCGAAGAAGTACGACGAGTTCATCTCGTTCATCGGCTCGAGCTACTTCCGTTTCCTCGGCCGCGGCCAGCGCTATGGGCTGTCGGCGCGCGGGCTCGCCGTCAACGGCGGCACCAACCAGGAAGAGTTTCCATTCTACCGCGAGTTCTGGATCGAGACCCCGCAGCCCGAGATCGACAAGGTCACGATCTATGCGCTGCTCGACTCGGCGGCCGCCACCGGCGCCTTCCAGTTCGATTGCTATCCGAAGGAGAACAGCGTCGTCGACGTCCGCGCGACGCTGATCCCGCGCCGCGACGACGTGAAGCTCGGCCTGATGCCGCTGACGTCCATGTTCTACCTCGGCGAGAACGGTCCGGTCGGGAAGGACGACTACCGCTTCGAGCTGCACGATTCCGACGGGTTGTTCGTGCACAACGGCGCCGGCGAATGGCTGTGGCGCCCGCTGCGCAACCCGAACATCGCCAAGACGACGGCGTTTCTCGACAAGGACGTGAAGGGCTTCGGCCTGCTGCAGCGCGACCGCAGCTTCTCGCACTACGAGGATCTGGATCTCGCCTACCAGCTGCGGCCAAGCTACTGGGTCGCCGCGAACACGAAGCTCGGCGAGGGCCATGTCGAGCTGTTCGAGATGCCGACGACGGACGAGAGCAACGACAACATCGTCGCGTCCTGGGTCTCGGCCGACAAGCCGCCGGTCGGCAAGCCGCTCGAGTATTCCTACTCCATCACCTCGGCGCTCGAGCTCGACCGCCTCACCCCGCTCGGGCGGACGATCCGCACGTTCCAGACCTCCGCGCGCGCGCTCGGCTCCAGCGAATCGAACGTGCCGACCACGCGCCGCTTCATCATGGATTTTACCGGCGGCGACCTCGCCTACTACAAGAACGATCCGAAGCTCGTGAAGATCGATGCGAGCACGACGGTCGGGCGCATCGTGCGCTCCTACACGCAGCTCAATCCGTTCATCGACGGCATCCGCGCGACTTTCGACGTCGACGTGCCGCCCGGCGAGACCGCGAACCTGCGGGCCTTCCTGCACGACGGCCCGAACGTCCTGACCGAGACCTGGACCTTCCCCTGGACCGCGCCCGGCACGCCGCCGACTCCCGCGCCGGCGCAAGCGACGTCTGCCGATCCGCCGAAGAAGTAAGGAAGGCTCCGCCGTCTCCCAGGAGACGGCGGATCGCGCCGGGCGTCCGGCCTACGGCCGCAGGGCCTCGACGCCCGGCAGTTCCTTGCCCTCGAGCCATTCGAGGAAGGCGCCGCCGGCGGTCGAAATGTAGGTGAA
This Beijerinckiaceae bacterium RH AL1 DNA region includes the following protein-coding sequences:
- a CDS encoding hypothetical protein (ID:RHAL1_00239;~conserved protein of unknown function;~source:Prodigal:2.6); translated protein: MPSVVDRLLNVAANVPDAPAVVEDLRVFSYAELAERAAAFAGIFAQGPRRRVLIVAEKGFQAYAAMFGSLMAGATYAPVAVDATQLRLQTISASFEPDTIVAHPALAASLTPPIDARIIAPDEKLVSQAPDSRSPDDIAYVIFTSGSTGAPKGVAVPRTGLDHYVDWIGPAMGLAPGDRMSQHPNIGFDLSVLDIYGALCHGAALHPFIDRGSRLLPARKVQNDRITVWNSVPSVLSIMETARELDAAHLESVRLFTFCGEVLRRDHVAKLFAARPDAIVLNTYGPTEATVAMTCRRFTVDDWDRACSTSAPFGEAIGDMRLDLVGGDDGDEGEIVISGPQLARFYWNDPALTAEKFRDHTLPDGRVVKAFFTGDYARRSEGDTYFLGRRDDMVKVRGHRMHVGAVSQALEKIGWPTAVAFEKGGQLFAAVERVQGRTFDQAEVIAELSGLLESYSVPSEIRCFDAMPKNQNDKIDGAKVRAMFESGSTR
- a CDS encoding hypothetical protein (ID:RHAL1_00237;~conserved exported protein of unknown function;~source:Prodigal:2.6), with product MTRATIRLAVAATALGLALPLPAFAAPNQVAQTDPVPQAKEVALTQKQIDGVIAAQPQMQAIESKLPQGAEDKPDPKIEAKLEGVAKKNGFSGLGEYSDVSSSIGVVMAGIDPETKSYVGPQAVIKKQMAQVKADTSMPPKEKKEALDELSAALQPGNAPKPSQNNIDLVTKNFDKLNSSMQQQGGAD
- a CDS encoding exported protein of unknown function (ID:RHAL1_00241;~source:Prodigal:2.6) produces the protein MRPMTAAASAVLALLLGAAPSRAASVTTDDFVAILGPSADYIAASSDLAASAGGSRTLRAAAKTQASAARALLADLAAWHVALAHADDAAAHAPAIDGLGPAFAALSVPLEAVARTASSPGYFFTCLPSAGRLEDAGHADYARLSTLAGAPFDALYVETDLAALLRLENACKDFVLNGDDETLRAIAVHALPKLRHEIAVLKSAA
- a CDS encoding Cytochrome b561 (ID:RHAL1_00236;~source:Prodigal:2.6), yielding MTTAASARPVQRYNTTAIVLHWIVAALIIIGIVAGLLGMDDNNPNVRRIIDFHKSIGLTLLGLVALRILWRMANKPPPLPATYSPAEQRLAHVAHGLLYALILLLPVTGYIHDSAFKLAAQHPIKLYWLVPFPRIGFIEHLDPATKEQVHSIFFASHVWLGYALYVLLALHIIAVAKHHFIDREPELQRMLPTRGDEAA
- a CDS encoding hypothetical protein (ID:RHAL1_00240;~conserved protein of unknown function;~source:Prodigal:2.6) yields the protein MNPIVLILVIILVIVAIGGLPSLGLLHLGYFPSGITGLILLILIIMLLTGRL
- a CDS encoding Polysaccharide deacetylase (ID:RHAL1_00235;~source:Prodigal:2.6), whose amino-acid sequence is MPTHGRFAYSAITARPDYDWPVGARLACYVAINLEHFAFGEGLGAALVPKHGEPDVLNYTWREYGNRVGVWRLLEMLDELALPVAALVNTAIYDHCPEVVGAFRARGDEIVAHGITNAERQNEMDEAAERAMIAEATARIAREEGVPPRGWLGPWIAQSRSTPDLLAEAGYAYLLDWAMDDQPVRMATRGGGSILSVPYPQELNDIPAIVSRKTGAREFATMIIDQFEEMLAQSAHQPLVMGIALHPYIVGQPFRLRALREALTQIRERPGVWWTTPGAVAAHVGDRAA
- the mdoG gene encoding Glucans biosynthesis protein G (ID:RHAL1_00242;~source:Prodigal:2.6), whose product is MDFDRRTIVQGALATGASALAAAAEAQTAHPPRDAKFSYDEVVKRATQLAAAPYQAQLPPIPDELNKLDWDAWSQISFKDSKALLSGNGSQFRLELYHLGYLFKRPIVINTLRDGIPTPIPYQAGEFNFGSTKFNKPLPVNLGFAGFKIWTPLNDPKKYDEFISFIGSSYFRFLGRGQRYGLSARGLAVNGGTNQEEFPFYREFWIETPQPEIDKVTIYALLDSAAATGAFQFDCYPKENSVVDVRATLIPRRDDVKLGLMPLTSMFYLGENGPVGKDDYRFELHDSDGLFVHNGAGEWLWRPLRNPNIAKTTAFLDKDVKGFGLLQRDRSFSHYEDLDLAYQLRPSYWVAANTKLGEGHVELFEMPTTDESNDNIVASWVSADKPPVGKPLEYSYSITSALELDRLTPLGRTIRTFQTSARALGSSESNVPTTRRFIMDFTGGDLAYYKNDPKLVKIDASTTVGRIVRSYTQLNPFIDGIRATFDVDVPPGETANLRAFLHDGPNVLTETWTFPWTAPGTPPTPAPAQATSADPPKK
- a CDS encoding hypothetical protein (ID:RHAL1_00238;~conserved protein of unknown function;~source:Prodigal:2.6), whose amino-acid sequence is MKSEDEVIKGLQAIFAEVFDRDDIELRRDLTAKDVAGWDSFKQVELIIETEARFKMRFTSSEVDSFRNLGDLIDVVAARAA